One window of Acropora palmata chromosome 1, jaAcrPala1.3, whole genome shotgun sequence genomic DNA carries:
- the LOC141886976 gene encoding octopamine receptor beta-2R-like: MSNNNSTIANTTGAYFDFSPSFQYPVLACHILIVLIAVIGNLIVCGAIIVNKNLRSSPTNTFIFSLAFSDLLTVSLVVPFDIESIILLGTWRHNEELCKAWITMYLITVPTSILTLLAVSVDRYKSLSDPLNRFRRCRFMTRKKALIVSMAIWIYSILFALIPIMGYRTHDEFVYEGVCYFPFTKIYTTLSSAINFILPLLATCCIYIKIYRIARSQQSIFHGDALRISEFRYSEEKKVYSRNMRAAKTISIFVAVFFSCWIPYSFISLVSLLCGRPCVRNIPQEVIVLFLMFGYLNSALNPFLFAFRNSRFKATMSLLLRSLKSRPAVRSSRGRSTLTQSTCHSELPDLQDSDIRLQFAILKRGSVSGDTKSSL, encoded by the coding sequence ATGAGCAATAACAACAGCACAATCGCTAACACAACAGGAGCTTACTTCGATTTCAGCCCATCCTTTCAATATCCCGTGTTGGCCTGTCACATATTAATTGTGCTCATAGCTGTGATTGGTAACTTGATTGTTTGTGGCGCGATCATCGTCAACAAAAACCTTCGAAGCAGCCCTACAAACACCTTTATCTTTTCTTTGGCGTTCTCGGATCTTCTGACAGTGTCCCTCGTGGTGCCTTTTGACATAGAGTCCATTATCCTCTTAGGGACCTGGAGACACAATGAAGAATTATGCAAAGCATGGATTACTATGTATCTCATCACCGTTCCCACCTCGATTTTAACCCTTTTGGCCGTCAGCGTTGATCGTTACAAGAGTCTCAGTGATCCACTTAATCGTTTTCGTCGATGCAGATTTATGACTCGCAAGAAAGCCCTGATAGTCAGCATGGCAATTTGGATTTACAGCATTCTCTTCGCTTTAATTCCCATCATGGGCTATCGTACGCATGACGAGTTCGTGTATGAGGGCGTATGCTACTTTCCCTTCACCAAGATTTACACAACGCTCTCTTCTGCGATCAACTTTATTCTTCCACTGTTAGCCACTTGCTGCATCTACATCAAGATATACCGGATCGCCCGCAGCCAGCAAAGTATATTCCACGGAGACGCCCTACGAATTTCAGAATTTCGTTACTCTGAGGAGAAAAAAGTTTACTCAAGAAACATGAGAGCAGCTAAGACAATTTCTATATTCGTGGCagtgtttttctcttgttggATCCCATACAGTTTTATCAGTCTCGTTTCCCTTCTTTGTGGCAGACCGTGCGTCAGGAACATTCCCCAGGAAGTGATTGTCTTGTTTTTGATGTTTGGCTACCTCAATTCAGCGCTCAACCCATTCCTTTTCGCCTTTCGCAACAGCAGATTCAAAGCCACCATGTCGTTGCTATTGCGATCACTCAAGTCCCGTCCCGCAGTTAGAAGCTCGCGCGGGCGCTCTACCCTAACACAGAGCACTTGCCACTCTGAACTACCAGACCTACAAGACAGTGATATTCGCCTTCAATTCGCAATTCTAAAACGAGGCAGTGTATCGGGAGACACAAAATCCTCATTGTGA